One genomic segment of Natrononativus amylolyticus includes these proteins:
- a CDS encoding 3-keto-5-aminohexanoate cleavage protein yields MAYEDYLAGEPVIITAALTGGVHGKEANPNLPETPTEIGRAAAKAEAAGAAVVHLHARKDTGERAFSTERFQEVTDAVRDRTDDVIIQHSTGGTGAPLEARRHPLYTDPAPEMASLDMGPLNRYDHLTSENTRGMVDDLYDEMVERGIKPELEVFNDGHLNEVLGLLDRRDLADPVYATLIFGGGTLSPSHPRNLLNAVENLPENALFNTLGFGPHQLPLTTIGLVLGGHVRVGLEDNVYYRRGEPAESNAQLVERTARIAAELGREVAAPSQAREILGL; encoded by the coding sequence ATGGCCTACGAGGACTACCTCGCCGGTGAGCCCGTCATCATCACCGCGGCGCTCACCGGCGGCGTTCACGGGAAAGAGGCGAACCCAAACCTGCCGGAGACGCCGACGGAGATCGGTCGGGCCGCCGCGAAGGCCGAGGCCGCTGGCGCCGCCGTCGTCCACCTCCATGCTCGGAAAGACACCGGCGAGCGCGCCTTCTCGACCGAGCGGTTCCAGGAGGTCACCGACGCGGTCCGCGACCGCACCGACGACGTGATAATCCAGCACTCGACCGGCGGGACGGGGGCGCCGCTCGAGGCCCGCCGCCACCCCCTCTACACCGACCCCGCGCCGGAGATGGCCTCGCTGGATATGGGGCCGCTCAACCGCTACGACCACCTGACGAGCGAAAACACACGCGGGATGGTTGATGACCTGTACGACGAAATGGTGGAGCGGGGGATCAAACCCGAACTCGAGGTGTTCAACGACGGCCACCTGAACGAAGTGCTGGGACTGCTCGACCGGCGCGACCTCGCCGATCCGGTCTACGCGACGCTGATCTTCGGCGGCGGCACGCTCTCGCCGTCACACCCGCGGAACCTGCTCAACGCGGTCGAGAACCTGCCCGAGAACGCGCTTTTCAACACCCTTGGGTTCGGTCCGCATCAGCTGCCGCTGACGACGATAGGGCTGGTATTGGGCGGCCACGTCCGTGTAGGCCTCGAAGACAACGTCTACTACCGGCGGGGTGAACCCGCCGAAAGCAACGCCCAGCTCGTCGAGCGGACGGCCCGGATTGCGGCGGAACTCGGTCGGGAGGTGGCAGCGCCGTCGCAGGCCAGGGAGATCCTCGGCCTGTGA
- a CDS encoding chromate transporter: MTDDSVHSNEPTETSPSNEDAISGPNHDVSFREAFWVWVQVAAYSFGGPAGQIGVMHKLLVSQKRWISERRFLHAMNYTMLLPGPEAQQLATYIGWLLHKTKGGIVAGTLFILPGFVSILVLSILYAEFREVTTVEAIFFGLQAAVLAIVVEALLRIGSRALANAAMVAIAAGAFIGIFVFDILFPIIILAAGLVGFFGHRYAPEVFTVITGHGSNDDEDYEGAEAVETLDKESESILDDQGEPVASDESETETVISDEIVADHERPSTWRAVRVAAFWGSLWFGPLVGLYLVLGAGHIFTQEGIFFSQVAVVTFGGAYAVLAYIAQEAVATYGWLEPGEMIDGLGMAETTPGPLVQVVQFVGFMGAYRNPGMLDPLVAGILGSVVVTWVTFVPCFLFIFLGAPYIEYLRGKESLTAALSGITAAVVGIILNLAAWFGLHVLFEDHWTYDGYGMDLLVPFFETLDVAALVIVVGSFVLIFRFKQGMLRTLAMAMAAGLFYHLVLLA; the protein is encoded by the coding sequence ATGACAGACGATTCGGTTCACTCGAACGAACCGACTGAGACGAGCCCGTCGAACGAGGACGCCATCTCGGGCCCGAATCACGACGTGTCGTTCCGCGAGGCGTTCTGGGTCTGGGTACAGGTCGCCGCCTACAGCTTCGGCGGTCCCGCCGGACAGATCGGCGTGATGCACAAACTGCTCGTCTCACAGAAGCGCTGGATCAGCGAACGTCGCTTCCTCCACGCGATGAACTACACGATGTTGCTCCCAGGACCGGAAGCACAACAGCTCGCGACGTACATCGGCTGGCTGTTGCACAAAACAAAAGGCGGGATCGTCGCTGGAACGCTGTTTATCCTCCCCGGATTCGTCTCGATCCTCGTACTCAGCATCCTCTACGCGGAGTTCAGGGAGGTGACGACTGTCGAGGCAATCTTTTTCGGTCTTCAGGCTGCCGTCCTCGCAATCGTCGTCGAGGCCCTGCTCAGAATTGGCTCTCGAGCGCTGGCAAACGCGGCGATGGTCGCCATCGCCGCGGGGGCGTTCATCGGAATCTTCGTCTTCGACATCCTGTTCCCGATCATCATTCTCGCCGCGGGGCTCGTCGGTTTCTTCGGTCATCGGTACGCCCCGGAGGTGTTCACCGTCATCACGGGCCACGGCTCCAATGATGACGAGGATTACGAAGGAGCAGAAGCGGTTGAAACGCTCGACAAGGAGAGTGAATCGATCCTGGACGATCAGGGCGAACCAGTCGCCAGCGACGAGAGCGAAACCGAGACCGTCATCTCGGACGAAATCGTCGCAGACCACGAACGACCCTCGACGTGGCGGGCCGTTCGCGTCGCCGCCTTCTGGGGGTCGCTCTGGTTCGGCCCGTTGGTGGGCCTCTACCTCGTCCTTGGCGCCGGCCACATCTTCACGCAGGAAGGGATCTTCTTCAGCCAGGTGGCGGTCGTCACCTTCGGCGGCGCGTACGCCGTGCTCGCCTATATCGCACAGGAGGCCGTCGCGACCTACGGCTGGCTCGAGCCGGGCGAGATGATCGACGGCCTGGGGATGGCCGAGACGACGCCCGGCCCGCTCGTGCAGGTCGTCCAGTTCGTCGGCTTCATGGGTGCCTACAGAAATCCGGGGATGCTCGATCCGCTCGTCGCCGGCATCCTGGGTTCGGTCGTCGTCACCTGGGTGACGTTCGTTCCCTGCTTCCTCTTCATCTTCCTCGGCGCGCCGTATATCGAGTATCTCCGCGGAAAAGAATCACTAACGGCAGCCCTGTCGGGGATCACCGCCGCCGTCGTCGGTATTATTCTCAACCTCGCCGCCTGGTTCGGCCTGCACGTCCTCTTCGAGGATCACTGGACGTACGACGGGTACGGGATGGACCTCCTCGTTCCCTTCTTCGAGACGCTCGACGTCGCTGCACTGGTAATCGTCGTCGGCTCGTTCGTACTGATCTTTCGGTTCAAGCAGGGAATGCTCCGAACGCTCGCCATGGCGATGGCCGCTGGGCTGTTCTACCATCTCGTGTTGCTCGCGTGA
- a CDS encoding creatininase family protein, protein MANSNPENVELETYTWPEVEAALEEGTKTAVVGVGSVEQHGPHLPLIMDTLAGDELARRIAAELGDAVAAPTIRPGCSGHHMAFPGTITIPAETLMDLIRAYCRSLDEHGFEHIVLVPTHGGNFAPVDTVVPEIAREIDATVIALTDLEEKMGLMNEAMAEAGVEYEEPVVHAGAVETAIVLAVNEGLVRTDELEVGHEGPVSVTRLLSDGFDAISENGVLGDPREGTAEAGEAILEKITEAYVERIESEREAV, encoded by the coding sequence ATGGCGAACTCGAACCCGGAGAACGTGGAACTCGAGACGTACACCTGGCCGGAGGTCGAGGCGGCCCTCGAAGAGGGGACGAAAACGGCGGTCGTCGGCGTCGGCTCGGTCGAACAGCACGGCCCCCACCTCCCGCTGATCATGGACACCCTCGCGGGCGACGAGCTCGCCCGCCGGATCGCCGCAGAACTCGGCGACGCGGTGGCCGCGCCGACGATCCGGCCCGGTTGTTCGGGCCACCACATGGCCTTTCCCGGGACGATCACGATTCCCGCCGAGACGCTGATGGACCTGATTCGCGCCTACTGTCGATCCCTCGACGAACACGGCTTCGAGCACATCGTCCTCGTGCCGACTCACGGCGGGAACTTCGCACCGGTCGACACCGTGGTCCCCGAAATCGCCCGCGAGATCGACGCGACCGTGATCGCACTCACCGACTTAGAGGAGAAGATGGGGCTGATGAACGAGGCGATGGCCGAAGCCGGCGTGGAGTACGAGGAGCCGGTGGTCCACGCGGGGGCCGTCGAGACGGCGATCGTTCTCGCGGTGAACGAGGGGCTCGTCCGCACCGACGAACTCGAGGTCGGCCACGAGGGACCGGTCTCGGTGACGCGGCTGCTCAGCGACGGCTTCGACGCGATCTCGGAGAACGGCGTGCTCGGCGATCCGCGGGAGGGGACCGCCGAGGCGGGGGAGGCGATCCTCGAGAAAATTACCGAGGCGTACGTCGAGCGGATCGAGTCGGAGCGAGAGGCTGTTTGA
- a CDS encoding ABC transporter permease gives MDAVLAEFLEQFADPVLLTGLAQVAVAAVLAALVVGLSHLRGLTLERELGVALVRGLVQIVAMGSIVGVLLTVDFVWSGVILLGMMIGATWISKNRGEGLPGVVRVSFFAIVFGSGLVIVTMTLAGAIEATVRNLVPVGSMIIANAMQINSLALDRFKSEIASNRAEIEAGLALGAPPTAVISRHVETGVQASLIPVIDSLKSLGWVWIPGIMAGMILAGENPIYAALYQFVIMAMIFAAGGLTSMTSSLLIGKYVFTDAEQLRRVETDSSS, from the coding sequence ATGGATGCCGTCCTCGCGGAGTTCCTCGAGCAGTTCGCCGATCCCGTGCTCCTCACGGGGCTCGCACAGGTCGCCGTCGCGGCCGTCCTCGCCGCGCTCGTGGTCGGCCTCTCTCACCTTCGCGGGCTGACCCTCGAGCGCGAACTCGGCGTCGCCCTCGTCCGGGGGTTGGTCCAGATCGTCGCCATGGGATCGATCGTCGGCGTGTTGCTGACGGTGGACTTCGTCTGGAGCGGCGTCATTCTGCTGGGCATGATGATCGGCGCGACGTGGATTTCGAAGAACCGCGGCGAAGGGTTGCCGGGCGTCGTCCGGGTGTCGTTCTTTGCGATCGTCTTCGGATCGGGGCTCGTGATCGTCACGATGACGCTCGCCGGCGCGATCGAGGCGACGGTTCGAAACCTCGTCCCCGTCGGAAGTATGATCATCGCGAACGCGATGCAGATCAACTCGCTCGCCCTGGATCGGTTCAAAAGCGAAATCGCATCGAACCGGGCGGAGATCGAAGCGGGACTGGCGCTCGGTGCACCGCCAACGGCCGTCATCTCTCGGCACGTCGAGACGGGGGTCCAGGCGTCGCTTATCCCGGTGATCGACTCACTGAAGAGTCTGGGATGGGTCTGGATTCCGGGGATCATGGCCGGGATGATCCTCGCGGGCGAAAACCCGATCTACGCTGCACTCTATCAGTTCGTCATCATGGCGATGATCTTCGCCGCCGGCGGGTTGACGAGTATGACCAGCAGCCTGTTAATCGGGAAGTACGTCTTCACCGACGCCGAACAGTTGCGCCGCGTCGAGACGGACTCGAGTAGTTGA
- a CDS encoding ABC transporter ATP-binding protein: protein MTPTPTLETRTLGRVVDGDRILEDVSVSIPESTVLVVVGPSGAGKSSFLRLLNRLDEPTEGTVLLDGEDYRDLPPRDLRKRVGLVPQDPALVPGTVFENVARGPLLRDEAIDETHLAELLERLGLTGYEGRDVEELSGGEKQRVAIARTLLNDPDVLLLDEPTSHLDSTAEARVEALLVELIRELDLTVVMVTHDEDQARRMGDRVLVLRDGRVDRVGPVDEVLA, encoded by the coding sequence ATGACACCGACTCCAACACTCGAGACGCGAACTCTCGGGCGAGTCGTCGACGGCGACCGCATCCTCGAGGACGTCTCAGTGTCGATCCCCGAATCGACCGTTCTGGTCGTCGTCGGTCCGTCGGGAGCCGGGAAGTCGTCGTTCCTCAGGCTGCTCAACCGCCTCGACGAGCCCACCGAGGGGACGGTGTTGCTCGATGGGGAGGACTACCGGGACTTGCCCCCGAGAGATCTCCGTAAACGCGTCGGGCTCGTTCCGCAGGACCCCGCGCTCGTCCCTGGAACCGTCTTCGAGAACGTCGCTCGCGGCCCGCTGCTCAGAGACGAGGCGATCGACGAGACGCACCTCGCGGAACTGCTCGAGCGCCTCGGACTTACCGGCTACGAGGGCCGCGACGTCGAAGAGCTCTCGGGCGGCGAGAAACAGCGCGTCGCGATCGCCCGTACCCTGCTGAACGACCCCGACGTCCTCTTACTCGACGAACCGACCTCCCACCTCGATTCGACGGCGGAAGCGCGCGTAGAGGCGCTTCTCGTCGAGCTCATTCGTGAGCTCGATCTCACCGTCGTGATGGTCACTCACGACGAGGATCAGGCGCGACGGATGGGTGACCGCGTTCTGGTCCTTCGGGACGGGCGCGTCGACCGCGTCGGTCCGGTCGACGAGGTGTTGGCCTGA